The sequence below is a genomic window from Quadrisphaera setariae.
TGCTCGACGTCATCGCCCCAGTCTGCCGAGCGCAGCTCTCAGACGACGAGGCGGAGGGGCAGCGACTCCCAGGAGCGCAGCGTGGTGTTCAGGTGCCGCACCGGCTCACCGGCCAGCTCCACCCGCCGCACCCGCGCCAGGAGCGCGAGCAGCAGCGACTCCGCCTCCAGTCGCGCCACGTGCTGCCCCACGCACTGGTGGATCCCCATCCCGAAGCCGACGTGCCCCGACGGGTCGCGGTGCAGGTCGTAGGCGTCCGGCGCCTCCCAGCGGCGCGGGTCGCGGTTGGCGGCGGCGAAGGAGACGAGCACCTTCACCCCGGCGGGGACGACGACGCCGCCGAGCTCCACCGGCCGGGCGGTGGTGCGGAAGAACGCCTGCACCGGAGAGGACCAGCGCACCGCCTCGTCGAAGGCCACCCGCACGAGCGAGGGGTCGGCGCACAGCTGCTCCCACGCGCCGGGCGCCACCGCGAGGGCGTGCAGGAGCGCGCCGATGCCGTGCACCGTCGTGTCGACACCGGCGGTGAGCAGCGAGCGCACCACGAGCGGCGCCTGTGCTGGGGTCAGCTCTCCGCGGTCGGCGGCGGCCCAGATCTCGGCGCCGAACCCGGTGGGCGCGAGGTTCTCGCGCTGGCACTGCTCACCCACCCACGCCGCGTGCTCGGCCATCCCCGCGGCGCCCGCCACCACCAGCGGGTGGTCGGTGGCGGCGAAGGCGTTGAAGGCGTGGTCGCCGTAGGGCAGCAGGTGCTCCCGGCCGTCGGCGCGCAGGCCCACGGCGTCGGGGAAGACGCGCAGCGGGAACGCCGCGGCGAGATCGATCACGCCGTCCGCCTCCACGGCAGCGCCGCCCGGGAGACCGTCCAGCAGCTCGCCGAGAAGGCGTTCTGCATCCGCGGCCCAGCCCGCCCGCAGCCGCTGCAGCGCTCGCGGGCCGAGCACCCGCGCCAGCACGCTGCGGGGGGCGTCGTGCGCTGGCGGATCGGCTTCGAGCAGCAGCGACGGCGGACGCCACGGCGGCTCGGTGCGGAAGTTCGACAGGCCCACCCCCGCGGACGACTCCAGGTCCTGCCAGTTCGCGAGCGCGGCCCGCACGTCCTCGTAGCGCCCCACGGCCAGCGCGTCGCAGCGGGGCAGCCGCACGAGGCGACCGGCCTCGCGGAGCGCTGCCTGGCCGGGCAGCGGGTCGCGCAGCACGTCGAGGTCGAAGGGGTCGAGGTCGAGCGCCGGCAGGTCGTCGAGCGCGCGGGCAGGGGGCGGGGTGGTCATCGGAGGCTCCTTCGACGTCGTCGTCACAGGTCCAGCACGAGGCGGTCGCTGCGGGAGCGGGAGACGCACAGGAGCATGCAGTCGCCCCGCTCGCGCTCGGCCTCGTCGAGCACGGAGTCGCGGTGGTCCGGGACGCCGGCGAGCACACCGGTCTCGCACGTGCCGCACGTCCCCTCGCGACACGACGACAGGACGGCGGCACCGGCTGACCTGACCGCCTCGAGCACGCTGACGTCGCGCGCCACCTCCACCTGCGCGCCGCTGCGCTGCAGCACCACGGTGAACGGGGCGTCGCGCACCGGGGCGGGGGGCTCCGCGGCCGAGAAGCGCTCGGTGCGCAGCTGACCGGGCGGGCAGTGCCGGGCCACTGCGTCCAGCAGCGGCGCCGGTCCGCACGCGTAGACGCGGGTGCGGGCGTCGAGGCCGCCGAGCAGCGGCTCCAGGTCGAGGCGCTCCCGCTCGTCACGGGCGACGACGACGAGGCGTTCGCCGTCGTCCTGCTCTGCGGTGCTGTCCGCCAGCTCTGCCAGCTCGTCGAGGAACGGCATCGACGCGCGCGTGCGTCCGGCGCAGACGAGCCGCCACCGGGCCCCGAGCCGGCGGGCGGCCTCGACCATGGGCAGCAGGGGCGTGATGCCGATGCCACCGGCGATGAACAGGTAGTCCTCCGCCGGGTGCAGGTGGAAGTGGTTGCGGGGGCCGCCGACCTCCACGAGGTCTCCGACCGCGAGGACGTCGTGCACCCACGACGAGCCGCCTCGACCCCCGAGCTGCGGCTCCTCGCGCCGCACCGCGACCCGGTAGGTGCGGGCGTCCCAGCGGTCGCCGCACAGCGAGTACTGCCGTCCCTCGCCGGTGGGGAGCACGAGGTCGATGTGGGACCCGGGGGTCCAGTCGGGCAGGCGGCCGCCGGCGGGGTCCACGAGGGTCAGGGCGACGATGCCGTCGGCCACCGCGTCCTTGGAGGCCACGCGGAGGGCGGTGCGCCGCGTCGACGGCGGGGCTGACGTCGCTGTCATGCCTGGAGCGTCGAGGTGGCGCGCGCGGCGCCGACAGCGGGTTCTCGCTCAGTGAGAGGTCAGCCTGCGGCTGGCACCACGAGCGGCGGCGCGCAGCGCGGTCACGTGCGTGCGGGCATCGGCGTCGTTCGGGACGATCACCGACAGCGCCGCCACGACGGCCCCGCTCGCTGAGCGCACCGGCACGGCGACGCCGCAGGCATCCGGGTGGAAGTGCCCCCTGCAGACGGCGGCGCCCTCCCGGCGGACCCGGTCGAGGGCGGCCCGCAGCGCTCGGGGCGTGGCGATCGTCGCCTGCGTGAAGGTGCGCAGCGGGCCGGCGAGCACCTCCTCCTGCAGCTCGCGCGGCGCGTGCGCGAGAAGCACCAGACCCGACGACGACGCGTGCAGCGGCAGGCGCCCCGCGATCCGCGTGTAGTTGATGACGGCGTCCGGCGCTGACAGCCGCTCGAGGAAGAGCACCTCGCGACCGTCGAGCACTCCCAGCTGCGTGTGGTGTCCGACGACGGCGTGCAGGTCCTCCATGACGGGCATCGCCGCCTCGCGCAGGGTGAGCGCGGGGGAGGCTCGCGAGCCCAGCTCCCACAGGCGCATCCCCAGACCCACCCGTCGGTCGGGCTCGCGCCGCAGCAGGCCCAGGTCGACCAGCTGGCCGACCATGCGCGACGTCGTGGCCAGGTGGAGCCCTGACCGGCGGGCCACCTCGGTGACCGCGAGGGTGTCCTCCCCCGGCCGGAACGCCTCGACGATGCGGACCGCGCGGCCCAGCACCGACGCCGGGGGAGGGGCCGGAGCGCTCAGGCCCGCTCCGCCGTCGTCGTCGTGGAGGGCTGGGGGCCGAAGACGAGCGTGCGCAGCAGGGCGCGCAGGGCCTCCCGCTCGTCGGGGGACAGGGGCGCCAGGGACGCCTCCTCGGCGGCCGCGGCGAGGGCGGCGGCCTCGGCGTGCACCCGCCGCCCTTCCGCTGAGGCCCGCACGAGCCGGCGGCGCCGGTCCCGCTCGTCGGTGTCGCGCGT
It includes:
- a CDS encoding cytochrome P450, yielding MTTPPPARALDDLPALDLDPFDLDVLRDPLPGQAALREAGRLVRLPRCDALAVGRYEDVRAALANWQDLESSAGVGLSNFRTEPPWRPPSLLLEADPPAHDAPRSVLARVLGPRALQRLRAGWAADAERLLGELLDGLPGGAAVEADGVIDLAAAFPLRVFPDAVGLRADGREHLLPYGDHAFNAFAATDHPLVVAGAAGMAEHAAWVGEQCQRENLAPTGFGAEIWAAADRGELTPAQAPLVVRSLLTAGVDTTVHGIGALLHALAVAPGAWEQLCADPSLVRVAFDEAVRWSSPVQAFFRTTARPVELGGVVVPAGVKVLVSFAAANRDPRRWEAPDAYDLHRDPSGHVGFGMGIHQCVGQHVARLEAESLLLALLARVRRVELAGEPVRHLNTTLRSWESLPLRLVV
- a CDS encoding PDR/VanB family oxidoreductase — protein: MTATSAPPSTRRTALRVASKDAVADGIVALTLVDPAGGRLPDWTPGSHIDLVLPTGEGRQYSLCGDRWDARTYRVAVRREEPQLGGRGGSSWVHDVLAVGDLVEVGGPRNHFHLHPAEDYLFIAGGIGITPLLPMVEAARRLGARWRLVCAGRTRASMPFLDELAELADSTAEQDDGERLVVVARDERERLDLEPLLGGLDARTRVYACGPAPLLDAVARHCPPGQLRTERFSAAEPPAPVRDAPFTVVLQRSGAQVEVARDVSVLEAVRSAGAAVLSSCREGTCGTCETGVLAGVPDHRDSVLDEAERERGDCMLLCVSRSRSDRLVLDL
- a CDS encoding IclR family transcriptional regulator, giving the protein MLGRAVRIVEAFRPGEDTLAVTEVARRSGLHLATTSRMVGQLVDLGLLRREPDRRVGLGMRLWELGSRASPALTLREAAMPVMEDLHAVVGHHTQLGVLDGREVLFLERLSAPDAVINYTRIAGRLPLHASSSGLVLLAHAPRELQEEVLAGPLRTFTQATIATPRALRAALDRVRREGAAVCRGHFHPDACGVAVPVRSASGAVVAALSVIVPNDADARTHVTALRAAARGASRRLTSH